The proteins below come from a single Parageobacillus toebii NBRC 107807 genomic window:
- a CDS encoding methyl-accepting chemotaxis protein, translating into MRHLTKQRRAKQALKKAVEVAEKLQQYIDNTRPLEAQLDHIRSFLDKQLGQDEYFLIVDETGYSLVHTNRLREGRIFSDEVGQKAAKTTKPLLQVYERDTGEVLIDASCPLWTDPSGKRFNLRMGRLMHHPYLPIYFSLLSIVPAVLSLLFTTIFSLSALWMCTMTITIGLIFSFYFYHSLIIELRHWYSATRSVSSGNLQTEVRTKRKRNEFHQIAYELNKMILGIRTIITELAKAVKTVNQVSEKQQLETKRLSESFDEIAAAMETFREGTKQQTVSVEQANHFVMQMVKRVQNMQEEVERVVSQAKSALTSMNEGNRLIEETKQKMDTMQQEINKTTALIHAAAQEAANAQDMISSIRTITKQTNLLALNASIEASRAGEAGKGFAIVAQEVRKLAEDTNTFAAQILASLQTMASVLQDAVQAVQENEQHVEKTKLSLWKTGETFTLFQHMFTQLNELLQQNKIHVESVTVNGQNLQRLIGDINAIASDFTNMVQETTAGLEQQTIAIHELAKEADVLLASVHELEKIIQRFR; encoded by the coding sequence ATGAGACATCTGACAAAACAACGGCGAGCGAAACAAGCGCTAAAAAAAGCGGTAGAGGTGGCAGAAAAGCTGCAACAATACATAGACAACACCCGTCCGTTAGAGGCGCAGTTAGATCATATTCGTTCGTTTTTGGACAAGCAGCTTGGACAGGATGAGTATTTTCTTATCGTAGATGAAACGGGATACAGTCTCGTTCATACGAACCGCTTGCGGGAAGGCAGGATTTTTTCGGATGAAGTAGGACAGAAGGCGGCAAAAACAACAAAACCGCTTTTGCAAGTGTATGAACGGGATACCGGGGAAGTGCTGATCGATGCAAGCTGTCCGTTATGGACAGATCCTAGTGGAAAGCGCTTTAATTTGCGGATGGGACGATTAATGCACCACCCTTATTTACCGATATATTTTTCCCTTCTCTCCATCGTCCCGGCTGTTCTCAGCCTGCTTTTCACTACTATTTTTTCCTTATCCGCGCTATGGATGTGCACTATGACCATTACCATTGGCCTTATCTTCAGTTTTTATTTTTATCATTCACTCATCATTGAACTGCGCCATTGGTATAGCGCCACCCGCTCCGTTTCCTCTGGGAACTTGCAGACAGAAGTGCGGACAAAGCGAAAACGAAACGAATTTCATCAAATCGCTTACGAACTTAATAAAATGATTTTAGGCATCCGTACGATTATTACCGAGCTAGCAAAGGCGGTCAAAACGGTCAATCAAGTCAGCGAAAAACAGCAATTGGAAACAAAACGGCTTTCTGAATCGTTTGATGAAATCGCGGCAGCGATGGAAACATTTCGCGAAGGCACAAAACAGCAAACGGTATCAGTAGAACAGGCAAATCATTTCGTCATGCAGATGGTAAAACGGGTGCAAAACATGCAAGAAGAAGTAGAACGCGTCGTTTCACAGGCGAAAAGCGCTCTCACATCGATGAACGAAGGAAACCGTCTCATTGAAGAAACAAAACAAAAAATGGATACCATGCAACAAGAAATAAACAAAACAACCGCATTAATCCATGCTGCAGCGCAAGAAGCAGCCAACGCCCAAGACATGATTTCGTCCATTCGTACGATTACAAAACAGACGAACTTGCTGGCATTAAATGCGTCGATTGAAGCCTCGCGTGCAGGAGAAGCGGGAAAAGGCTTTGCCATCGTCGCCCAGGAAGTTCGCAAGCTCGCCGAAGATACGAACACATTTGCCGCTCAAATTTTAGCTTCGTTGCAAACGATGGCATCAGTACTCCAAGATGCCGTTCAGGCGGTGCAAGAAAATGAGCAGCATGTCGAGAAAACAAAACTTTCCTTATGGAAAACGGGAGAAACGTTTACATTATTTCAGCATATGTTCACCCAATTAAATGAGCTGCTGCAACAAAATAAAATACATGTCGAATCGGTAACGGTGAACGGACAAAACCTTCAGCGGCTCATTGGCGATATTAACGCGATTGCCAGCGATTTTACAAACATGGTGCAAGAAACTACCGCCGGATTAGAACAGCAAACAATAGCCATTCACGAACTAGCTAAAGAAGCAGATGTTTTGCTTGCATCCGTCCATGAGCTAGAAAAAATCATACAGCGCTTTCGCTAA
- a CDS encoding Ger(x)C family spore germination protein, with protein sequence MKPLLVIAASVFLLAGCKSSRVIDEIQIIQEMGYDFHDGKYVGTAVYPTFKQGPMTKPNLLTTSSSTVYDLIPRLSSKSALPIEEGQLRLILFGKEFAKRGIIQITHSLARNNKVGSHLLLGVSSGSARELLDITASTTLSDTLYLPNLVEQNVRSMNLPKTNLHLFLYNYFSKGSDPFLPYFEKKGDFVKLEGLALFKDGKYVGKVSLRDSFLVKILLNETKKGVYQLKVGNRGKQGEDRVMLENLFATSKYEWKRKGNRHVLHIFVHIHASVRDYPSWLDMPHKNIFSTVKKKMEDEIERDIRRLLRYFQEKEIDPLGIGEFVRSETRNWNADEFYREYKDLEIKPHVTVDIIQTGIGE encoded by the coding sequence ATGAAGCCGCTTCTGGTCATTGCCGCATCGGTCTTTTTACTTGCCGGCTGCAAAAGCTCGCGCGTTATTGATGAAATTCAAATTATTCAAGAAATGGGCTATGACTTTCATGACGGAAAATATGTAGGAACGGCGGTATATCCGACGTTTAAACAAGGACCGATGACAAAGCCGAATTTATTAACGACGTCTTCGTCAACGGTGTATGATTTAATTCCCCGCCTTTCTTCCAAGTCGGCATTGCCGATTGAGGAAGGGCAGCTTCGTTTAATTTTATTTGGCAAAGAATTTGCCAAACGGGGAATTATACAAATCACCCATAGTTTGGCCCGCAACAATAAAGTGGGAAGCCATTTGCTGTTAGGTGTGTCGTCAGGAAGCGCACGTGAGCTATTGGATATTACGGCGAGCACTACTTTGAGCGATACGCTGTACTTGCCTAATCTAGTCGAACAAAATGTCCGTTCGATGAATTTGCCAAAAACGAATTTACATTTGTTTTTATATAACTATTTTTCAAAGGGAAGCGATCCGTTTTTGCCTTATTTTGAGAAAAAGGGGGATTTTGTGAAATTAGAAGGGCTTGCATTGTTTAAAGATGGAAAATATGTGGGGAAAGTGAGTTTGCGTGATTCATTTTTGGTAAAAATTTTATTAAATGAAACAAAAAAAGGAGTATATCAGTTAAAAGTAGGGAATCGGGGAAAACAAGGCGAGGACCGGGTGATGCTCGAAAATTTATTTGCGACATCCAAATATGAGTGGAAAAGGAAAGGGAACCGCCATGTTCTACATATTTTTGTTCATATTCACGCTTCTGTCAGAGATTATCCGTCTTGGCTCGATATGCCGCATAAAAATATTTTCTCTACGGTGAAAAAGAAGATGGAAGATGAAATCGAGCGCGATATTCGCCGCCTGCTCCGCTATTTTCAAGAAAAAGAGATTGACCCGCTTGGCATTGGCGAATTTGTCCGCAGCGAAACAAGGAATTGGAATGCAGACGAGTTTTATCGTGAATATAAAGATTTAGAAATCAAGCCGCATGTAACTGTCGACATTATACAAACTGGGATCGGTGAGTGA
- a CDS encoding GerAB/ArcD/ProY family transporter yields the protein MNQAMKERFLISPFLVFFLINSTQVGIGMLSFQRLVMKEAGHDAWIAVILTGIIAHLLIWIMYQLFAHSPDAEDIVSIHQRYFGKWIGFVFNFALLVYFSLLAFTVLQTYIEIIKIWMFPLMGAWQFSLIFLALTYYTVLGGFRVVTGVCFWGVVIPLLTIFPMLFFPLEYAHYRNLLPVFDHSIGEIFAGAKAMSLQYLGMEMLMVYYPFIQQPEKSHKWAQWGSAFTTLIYLSIMLVSILFYNEEQIQHITWPTLTLAKIPAVPFIERMEYIIISIYVLVVFPIICIAVWSASRVAKKLFSIKQRRFVPVILLFLFIGTLWFEEKEQIERLNKWTSTIGLYFVIFYIPALYIYVKAANKIKKIMQSKS from the coding sequence ATGAATCAAGCAATGAAAGAGCGATTCCTTATCTCGCCCTTTTTGGTGTTTTTTCTCATTAATAGCACCCAAGTGGGAATTGGAATGCTTAGTTTTCAACGCTTGGTGATGAAAGAGGCGGGGCACGATGCGTGGATAGCTGTTATCCTAACGGGAATTATTGCCCATTTATTAATTTGGATCATGTATCAACTTTTCGCTCATTCCCCTGATGCTGAAGATATCGTTTCTATACACCAACGCTATTTCGGCAAATGGATCGGCTTTGTCTTTAATTTCGCTTTGCTTGTTTATTTCTCTTTATTAGCGTTTACGGTATTGCAAACGTATATTGAGATTATTAAAATTTGGATGTTTCCTCTGATGGGGGCATGGCAGTTCAGCCTTATTTTTTTAGCGCTGACTTATTACACCGTATTAGGAGGATTCCGCGTTGTCACGGGGGTATGTTTTTGGGGCGTCGTGATTCCGTTGCTCACCATTTTCCCAATGTTGTTTTTCCCGCTTGAATACGCCCATTATCGCAATTTGCTGCCGGTGTTTGACCATTCGATCGGTGAGATTTTTGCGGGTGCGAAAGCAATGTCGCTGCAATATTTAGGAATGGAAATGCTGATGGTATATTACCCGTTTATCCAACAGCCGGAAAAATCTCATAAATGGGCGCAATGGGGAAGTGCGTTTACGACCCTCATCTATTTAAGTATTATGCTGGTCTCGATTCTTTTCTATAATGAAGAACAAATTCAGCATATCACTTGGCCGACATTAACGCTGGCAAAAATTCCAGCAGTGCCGTTTATTGAAAGGATGGAGTACATTATCATTTCCATTTATGTGCTGGTAGTATTTCCAATTATTTGCATCGCGGTATGGTCGGCTTCGCGCGTTGCGAAAAAATTGTTTTCCATCAAGCAGCGCCGCTTTGTTCCTGTGATTTTGTTATTCTTATTTATCGGGACATTGTGGTTCGAAGAAAAAGAACAAATCGAACGGTTGAACAAATGGACCTCTACGATCGGCCTGTATTTCGTCATTTTCTATATTCCTGCTTTATACATATATGTGAAGGCAGCGAATAAAATAAAAAAAATAATGCAATCCAAAAGCTGA
- the queC gene encoding 7-cyano-7-deazaguanine synthase QueC, giving the protein MKKEKAIVVFSGGQDSTTCLFWALKQFDEVEAVTFDYGQRHRLEIEVAASIAKELGVPHTVLDMSLLNQLAPNALTRSDIAIEQNEGQLPSTFVDGRNLLFLSFAAVLAKQKGARHLVTGVCETDFSGYPDCRDIFIKSLNVTLNLAMDYQFVIHTPLMWLTKAKTWKLADELGAFDFVRTKTLTCYNGIIADGCGECPACVLRRRGLEEYMKEKEGANQL; this is encoded by the coding sequence ATGAAAAAGGAAAAAGCGATTGTCGTCTTTAGCGGCGGCCAAGATAGCACGACATGTTTATTTTGGGCGCTAAAGCAATTTGACGAGGTAGAAGCGGTGACGTTTGATTACGGACAGCGTCATCGCCTGGAAATTGAAGTGGCAGCTTCCATTGCGAAGGAACTTGGTGTTCCACATACGGTATTGGATATGTCGCTATTAAATCAATTAGCGCCAAATGCGCTTACGCGGAGTGATATTGCCATTGAACAAAATGAAGGGCAATTGCCATCAACGTTTGTCGATGGGCGAAATTTATTGTTTTTGTCGTTTGCCGCGGTGCTTGCAAAACAAAAAGGAGCGCGTCATCTCGTCACAGGCGTATGTGAAACGGATTTTAGCGGCTATCCGGATTGCCGCGATATATTTATTAAGTCATTGAATGTAACGTTGAATTTAGCGATGGATTATCAATTTGTCATTCATACGCCACTGATGTGGCTGACGAAAGCGAAGACGTGGAAGCTCGCCGATGAGCTCGGCGCGTTTGATTTTGTGCGGACGAAAACATTAACTTGCTATAACGGCATCATTGCTGACGGCTGCGGGGAATGCCCGGCTTGTGTATTGCGAAGACGCGGGCTTGAAGAGTATATGAAAGAAAAGGAGGGGGCAAATCAATTATGA
- a CDS encoding spore germination protein: MSIFSFFKKTKTNGGEKTLQQLLNKLRQSSDFITVEFAVNGHLLAIYYFDSLVDPKVLQQHVLCHLQNDVPKNPDIKLEDLQKIIPIQRIEVTNDVQMIEEKILKGFVAVQLQKTDNRVALINIANESLGLRSNNDSENEFSVIGPKVGFIENIGTNLHLIRRQIVTPNLVFREMELGTISKTKVVVAYIDGITNKQTIETVIQRLENIHFDIILDNSLIDQMLSDNSNSPFPLFISTERIDRAVSALASGQVVVLCDGSPYVVIGPSTFFDFFTSPEDYYLPWILGSFVRLIRVFGIMISVLASPIYIAVLTYHYEMIPKDLLGTIIYSRSNVPFPPVLEVLFLEITIELLREAGARLPTKVAQSLGVVGGIVIGQAAVDAGLTSTIMLIIVSLAALASFTTPIFKMSNTIRFIRFPIILFATFWGGVGIVFAVCFLLIHLGRLQSFGNPYLVPFYPLRIRNFKDSIIRFSYSQTVQRPTFLRPLYLFRYNPAKAKQKDDIDE; encoded by the coding sequence ATGTCCATTTTTTCCTTTTTTAAAAAAACGAAGACAAACGGTGGGGAAAAAACGCTGCAACAATTATTGAATAAGCTGCGTCAATCTAGTGATTTCATTACAGTCGAGTTTGCCGTAAACGGTCATTTGCTTGCCATTTACTATTTTGATTCGCTAGTGGACCCGAAAGTGCTGCAGCAACACGTTCTCTGCCATCTGCAAAATGATGTGCCGAAAAATCCAGATATAAAGCTGGAAGATTTGCAAAAAATCATACCGATTCAGCGGATTGAAGTAACGAACGATGTGCAGATGATCGAAGAAAAAATATTAAAAGGGTTTGTGGCTGTTCAGTTACAAAAGACAGATAACCGTGTTGCACTCATTAATATAGCAAATGAAAGTTTAGGGCTGCGGTCAAACAATGATTCAGAAAATGAATTTAGTGTCATCGGACCGAAAGTGGGATTTATCGAAAACATTGGTACTAACTTACATTTAATCAGAAGGCAAATCGTAACGCCCAATTTAGTGTTTCGGGAAATGGAGCTTGGTACAATATCAAAAACAAAAGTGGTTGTCGCGTATATCGATGGAATTACGAATAAGCAGACGATCGAAACCGTGATCCAGCGACTCGAAAATATCCATTTTGACATTATTCTTGACAATTCCCTTATCGATCAAATGCTTTCCGATAACTCGAATTCTCCGTTTCCGCTTTTTATCTCAACGGAACGGATTGACCGTGCCGTTTCTGCGCTTGCGTCTGGTCAAGTTGTTGTTCTTTGCGACGGTTCGCCATATGTTGTCATCGGCCCGTCGACTTTTTTCGATTTTTTTACTTCACCGGAAGATTATTATTTACCATGGATTCTTGGATCATTTGTCCGGCTGATTCGCGTTTTTGGCATTATGATTTCCGTGCTGGCTTCGCCGATTTATATTGCGGTATTAACGTACCATTATGAAATGATTCCGAAAGATTTGCTTGGAACGATTATCTATTCCCGTTCTAACGTACCGTTTCCGCCGGTATTGGAAGTGTTATTTTTAGAAATCACCATTGAACTGCTTCGCGAAGCGGGCGCGCGCCTGCCGACAAAAGTGGCGCAGTCGCTTGGGGTCGTCGGCGGTATTGTGATCGGACAAGCTGCGGTGGACGCAGGGCTGACAAGCACCATCATGCTCATTATCGTTTCACTTGCCGCTTTAGCTTCTTTTACGACACCGATTTTTAAAATGTCCAATACAATTCGCTTCATCCGCTTTCCCATTATTTTATTTGCGACATTTTGGGGCGGAGTCGGAATTGTTTTCGCCGTCTGTTTCCTATTAATTCATTTAGGAAGGCTGCAATCATTTGGCAATCCATATTTAGTTCCGTTTTATCCGCTGCGCATTCGCAATTTCAAAGATAGTATTATCCGTTTCTCATACAGCCAAACAGTGCAGCGACCAACGTTTCTTCGCCCGCTTTACTTGTTCCGCTATAATCCGGCGAAAGCGAAACAAAAAGACGATATCGACGAGTAA